Proteins from a genomic interval of Neodiprion lecontei isolate iyNeoLeco1 chromosome 2, iyNeoLeco1.1, whole genome shotgun sequence:
- the LOC107218253 gene encoding protein turtle homolog A isoform X2, giving the protein MAVGVLLVTVVNLIIGGYLLTIIGHANATGNWDTDDDPVSTLEVTAVLGRTAELPCDIEPSTREDRVYMVLWFRDSSVKPIYRYDVRGRGFSTALYWSDGNAFGPRARFVTFSKPAKLLLEAVQLDDEGIYRCRVDFRNSPTRNFQVNLTVIVPPHQLLIYDGSGVKVDHIVGPFQVGLEFGLSCEVRGGKPAPNITWYVNGVEGGGQLEETGLNIIVSKLTVPKLRREHLNTTYKCRASNTELIPPLETTVLLDVYLKPLSVKIVSKPDVLEAESEYSLTCEVVGSHPRAQIAWFDGTVGFRKGKFREIGNATVVLNTVTFTPSPEDDGKTLKCRGENPVLPGAFLEDTFQLNVVFAPRVFLQLGSTLNAENIKEGDDVYFECQVRANPELSKITWQHNGLMLLQNFSAGVIMSTKSLVLQSIGRDNAGNYTCVATNERGETTSPSVLLRIQFAPVCKAKEVTIIGASLEESVKVRCQVIADPAEIDFTWEFNNSGENLDVAPVTFDGDNGTTSELMYTPISERDYGALTCWGKNAIGKQESPCVYQVIPAVKPGPLNNCTVKASLNRSSEILEVDCVPGYDGGLRQEFRLEAYEVLSDHLRVNISSVTPDVPIFRINVADLLPATQFYLVMYAVNAKGRSEICLLDDITLRDSEKHADSGINVIALILLLTGCLMALGIATLSVILMMYRRRGATSPVHIEPYMKQPIITPPDSKNNSMFDITNGDTYFVEYTLKQVTDYALNIQPDIIQSPQEACKRILVKEQALSTGNLKLNHRNHAVVSAAGKREPGISVNKWFIGDVRMHGKTQICS; this is encoded by the exons ATGGCAGTTGGAGTATTGCTGGTGACAGTAGTCAACCTAATTATCGGTGGTTATTTGCTCACAATTATCGGCCATGCGAACGCTACTGGTAATTGGGATACGGACGACGATCCAG TTTCAACGTTAGAAGTAACAGCGGTGCTTGGTCGAACCGCGGAATTACCTTGTGACATTGAACCATCCACTCGAGAAGATCGTGTGTACATGGTGCTGTGGTTTCGTGACTCCTCAGTAAAGCCCATTTACAG GTACGATGTTCGAGGTAGGGGTTTTAGTACGGCGCTTTATTGGTCGGATGGTAATGCTTTCGGGCCGCGAGCACGCTTCGTCACATTCTCGAAGCCAGCCAAACTCTTGCTCGAAGCCGTTCAGCTGGACGACGAAGGGATATACAGATGTAGGGTGGATTTCAGAAATTCACCGActagaaattttcaagttaATCTAACGGTAATAG TGCCGCCTCATCAGCTCCTGATTTACGATGGATCTGGCGTCAAGGTGGATCACATCGTTGGACCTTTTCAAGTAGGCCTTGAATTTGGTCTATCCTGTGAGGTTCGCGGAG GAAAACCGGCACCGAACATCACGTGGTACGTCAATGGGGTTGAAGGTGGCGGTCAGTTGGAGGAAACCGGCCTAAATATTATCGTTAGCAAGTTAACGGTGCCTAAATTGCGGAGAGAGCATCTGAACACAACGTACAAGTGCAGAGCCTCTAATACCGAGCTGATACCACCGCTGGAAACGACTGTCCTCTTGGACGTTTATT TGAAACCGTTATCGGTGAAGATAGTATCCAAGCCCGATGTTTTGGAGGCGGAAAGCGAGTACTCCCTAACTTGTGAAGTTGTTGGCTCGCATCCTCGGGCTCAGATCGCTTGGTTCGACGGAACCGTGGGGTTCCGAAAAGGAAAG TTCCGAGAGATCGGTAATGCCACCGTCGTTCTGAACACTGTGACGTTCACACCTTCTCCCGAGGATGATGGGAAAACGCTCAAATGTCGAGGAGAGAATCCAGTCTTGCCGGGTGCTTTCTTGGAAGACACGTTTCAGCTGAATGTCGTAT TCGCGCCTAGAGTGTTTCTACAACTTGGAAGTACGCTGAATGCGGAGAATATAAAAGAAGGCGATGACGTCTATTTTGAATGTCAAGTTCGGGCGAATCCTGAGCTGAGCAAAATTACATGGCAGCACAAC GGATTAATGCTGCTCCAAAATTTCTCAGCCGGAGTTATAATGAGTACGAAAAGTCTGGTTCTTCAGAGCATTGGCAGGGATAATGCCGGAAACTATACCTGCGTTGCGACTAACGAACGTGGAGAAACGACTAGTCCCAGTGTGTTACTCAGAATCCAAT TTGCCCCGGTTTGCAAAGCGAAAGAGGTCACTATCATTGGTGCGTCTCTTGAAGAATCCGTGAAAGTACGTTGCCAGGTAATTGCGGATCCCGCCGAGATTGATTTCACCTGGGAGTTTAATAATAGTGGGGAAAATTTGGACGTTGCTCCCGTGACGTTTGACGGAGATAACGGAACTACGAGCGAGTTGATGTACACTCCGATATCCGAACGTGATTACGGGGCTCTAACTTGCTGGGGTAAAAATGCAATTGGCAAACAGGAATCGCCATGCGTTTATCAAGTTATTCCAGCCG TAAAACCCGGACCCTTGAATAATTGCACGGTCAAAGCGTCGCTGAACAGAAGTTCTGAAATACTCGAGGTCGACTGTGTACCGGGATACGACGGAGGTTTGCGCCAGGAATTCAGACTGGAAGCATACGAAGTCCTCTCCGATCATCTGCGTGTGAACATATCAAGCGTGACCCCGGATGTTCCTATATTTAGGATAAACGTCGCGGATCTTCTTCCCGCCACTCAGTTTTACCTTGTCATGTACGCAGTGAATGCGAAAGGACGAAGCGAAATCTGTCTTCTCGACGACATTACGCTTCGGGATTCCGAAAAGCACGCAG ACAGCGGCATTAACGTCATTGCGCTCATTTTGCTGTTGACTGGATGTTTAATGGCCCTCGGAATTGCAACACTTTCTGTAATATTAATGATGTACCGACGGCGTGGGGCCACATCCCCGGTCCACATCGAGCCGTACATGAAACAGCCTATAATCACACCTCCGGATTCCAAGAATAATTCCATGTTTGATATCACAAACGGCGACACGTATTTCGTCGAGTACACGCTCAAGCAGGTCACCGACTATGCTCTCAACATTCAACCAGATATTATACAATCTCCGCAAG AAGCGTGTAAGCGAATACTTGTCAAGGAGCAGGCTTTGAGTACAGGAAACTTGAAGCTGAATCATCGGAACCACGCGGTAGTATCAGCCGCAGGGAAACGAGAGCCCGGCATTTCCGTAAACAAGTGGTTCATTGGAGACGTGAGAATGCACGGAAAGACACAAATATGTAGTTAA
- the LOC107218253 gene encoding protein turtle homolog A isoform X1: protein MAVGVLLVTVVNLIIGGYLLTIIGHANATGNWDTDDDPVSTLEVTAVLGRTAELPCDIEPSTREDRVYMVLWFRDSSVKPIYRYDVRGRGFSTALYWSDGNAFGPRARFVTFSKPAKLLLEAVQLDDEGIYRCRVDFRNSPTRNFQVNLTVIVPPHQLLIYDGSGVKVDHIVGPFQVGLEFGLSCEVRGGKPAPNITWYVNGVEGGGQLEETGLNIIVSKLTVPKLRREHLNTTYKCRASNTELIPPLETTVLLDVYLKPLSVKIVSKPDVLEAESEYSLTCEVVGSHPRAQIAWFDGTVGFRKGKFREIGNATVVLNTVTFTPSPEDDGKTLKCRGENPVLPGAFLEDTFQLNVVFAPRVFLQLGSTLNAENIKEGDDVYFECQVRANPELSKITWQHNGLMLLQNFSAGVIMSTKSLVLQSIGRDNAGNYTCVATNERGETTSPSVLLRIQFAPVCKAKEVTIIGASLEESVKVRCQVIADPAEIDFTWEFNNSGENLDVAPVTFDGDNGTTSELMYTPISERDYGALTCWGKNAIGKQESPCVYQVIPAVKPGPLNNCTVKASLNRSSEILEVDCVPGYDGGLRQEFRLEAYEVLSDHLRVNISSVTPDVPIFRINVADLLPATQFYLVMYAVNAKGRSEICLLDDITLRDSEKHADSGINVIALILLLTGCLMALGIATLSVILMMYRRRGATSPVHIEPYMKQPIITPPDSKNNSMFDITNGDTYFVEYTLKQVTDYALNIQPDIIQSPQEQGKLNREPQLFLPVRPDKLFSPCDIHKQSLQTNGYTLNPFSTKSWEPISFKADRNLMKEIIIANSIPGPESCV from the exons ATGGCAGTTGGAGTATTGCTGGTGACAGTAGTCAACCTAATTATCGGTGGTTATTTGCTCACAATTATCGGCCATGCGAACGCTACTGGTAATTGGGATACGGACGACGATCCAG TTTCAACGTTAGAAGTAACAGCGGTGCTTGGTCGAACCGCGGAATTACCTTGTGACATTGAACCATCCACTCGAGAAGATCGTGTGTACATGGTGCTGTGGTTTCGTGACTCCTCAGTAAAGCCCATTTACAG GTACGATGTTCGAGGTAGGGGTTTTAGTACGGCGCTTTATTGGTCGGATGGTAATGCTTTCGGGCCGCGAGCACGCTTCGTCACATTCTCGAAGCCAGCCAAACTCTTGCTCGAAGCCGTTCAGCTGGACGACGAAGGGATATACAGATGTAGGGTGGATTTCAGAAATTCACCGActagaaattttcaagttaATCTAACGGTAATAG TGCCGCCTCATCAGCTCCTGATTTACGATGGATCTGGCGTCAAGGTGGATCACATCGTTGGACCTTTTCAAGTAGGCCTTGAATTTGGTCTATCCTGTGAGGTTCGCGGAG GAAAACCGGCACCGAACATCACGTGGTACGTCAATGGGGTTGAAGGTGGCGGTCAGTTGGAGGAAACCGGCCTAAATATTATCGTTAGCAAGTTAACGGTGCCTAAATTGCGGAGAGAGCATCTGAACACAACGTACAAGTGCAGAGCCTCTAATACCGAGCTGATACCACCGCTGGAAACGACTGTCCTCTTGGACGTTTATT TGAAACCGTTATCGGTGAAGATAGTATCCAAGCCCGATGTTTTGGAGGCGGAAAGCGAGTACTCCCTAACTTGTGAAGTTGTTGGCTCGCATCCTCGGGCTCAGATCGCTTGGTTCGACGGAACCGTGGGGTTCCGAAAAGGAAAG TTCCGAGAGATCGGTAATGCCACCGTCGTTCTGAACACTGTGACGTTCACACCTTCTCCCGAGGATGATGGGAAAACGCTCAAATGTCGAGGAGAGAATCCAGTCTTGCCGGGTGCTTTCTTGGAAGACACGTTTCAGCTGAATGTCGTAT TCGCGCCTAGAGTGTTTCTACAACTTGGAAGTACGCTGAATGCGGAGAATATAAAAGAAGGCGATGACGTCTATTTTGAATGTCAAGTTCGGGCGAATCCTGAGCTGAGCAAAATTACATGGCAGCACAAC GGATTAATGCTGCTCCAAAATTTCTCAGCCGGAGTTATAATGAGTACGAAAAGTCTGGTTCTTCAGAGCATTGGCAGGGATAATGCCGGAAACTATACCTGCGTTGCGACTAACGAACGTGGAGAAACGACTAGTCCCAGTGTGTTACTCAGAATCCAAT TTGCCCCGGTTTGCAAAGCGAAAGAGGTCACTATCATTGGTGCGTCTCTTGAAGAATCCGTGAAAGTACGTTGCCAGGTAATTGCGGATCCCGCCGAGATTGATTTCACCTGGGAGTTTAATAATAGTGGGGAAAATTTGGACGTTGCTCCCGTGACGTTTGACGGAGATAACGGAACTACGAGCGAGTTGATGTACACTCCGATATCCGAACGTGATTACGGGGCTCTAACTTGCTGGGGTAAAAATGCAATTGGCAAACAGGAATCGCCATGCGTTTATCAAGTTATTCCAGCCG TAAAACCCGGACCCTTGAATAATTGCACGGTCAAAGCGTCGCTGAACAGAAGTTCTGAAATACTCGAGGTCGACTGTGTACCGGGATACGACGGAGGTTTGCGCCAGGAATTCAGACTGGAAGCATACGAAGTCCTCTCCGATCATCTGCGTGTGAACATATCAAGCGTGACCCCGGATGTTCCTATATTTAGGATAAACGTCGCGGATCTTCTTCCCGCCACTCAGTTTTACCTTGTCATGTACGCAGTGAATGCGAAAGGACGAAGCGAAATCTGTCTTCTCGACGACATTACGCTTCGGGATTCCGAAAAGCACGCAG ACAGCGGCATTAACGTCATTGCGCTCATTTTGCTGTTGACTGGATGTTTAATGGCCCTCGGAATTGCAACACTTTCTGTAATATTAATGATGTACCGACGGCGTGGGGCCACATCCCCGGTCCACATCGAGCCGTACATGAAACAGCCTATAATCACACCTCCGGATTCCAAGAATAATTCCATGTTTGATATCACAAACGGCGACACGTATTTCGTCGAGTACACGCTCAAGCAGGTCACCGACTATGCTCTCAACATTCAACCAGATATTATACAATCTCCGCAAG AACAAGGGAAACTGAACCGTGAACCACAACTTTTTTTACCCGTACGTCCGGACAAATTGTTTTCACCGTGTGATATTCACAAACAGAGTCTCCAGACCAACGGTTATACC TTGAACCCGTTTTCCACAAAGTCGTGGGAACCCATCAGCTTCAAGGCTGACCGAAACCTCATGAAGGAGATTATCATCGCGAATTCCATACCAGGTCCTGAGAGTTGTGTataa